From a single Terriglobales bacterium genomic region:
- a CDS encoding uracil-DNA glycosylase, with translation MSSPAWLIKLNTEIVACERCPRLREHCAKVAREKRRAYRDQEYWGKPVPAFGDVDARVLILGLAPGAHGSNRTGRPFTGDGSGYFMYPVLHETGFASQAEATRRDDGMKLTGAWITSVGRCAPPANKPTPEELANCSSFLDRELAGLQQVRVVVVLGKIAFDGYLAHLRRRGFQFRKADYAFGHGVRHLMPDGRTVLCSYHPSMQNTNTGKLTKAMFAKVFREARRLAEKPTSTTETQRSRS, from the coding sequence ATGTCGTCGCCTGCCTGGTTGATCAAACTCAATACGGAGATCGTGGCGTGCGAGAGGTGTCCGCGGCTGCGGGAGCATTGCGCGAAGGTCGCGCGGGAGAAGCGGCGGGCGTATCGCGACCAGGAATATTGGGGCAAGCCGGTGCCGGCGTTCGGCGACGTCGACGCGCGGGTGCTGATCCTGGGACTGGCGCCGGGAGCGCATGGGTCGAACCGGACGGGGCGGCCGTTCACGGGCGACGGGTCGGGGTACTTCATGTATCCGGTGCTGCACGAGACGGGATTCGCGTCGCAGGCGGAGGCGACCCGGCGCGATGACGGGATGAAGCTGACGGGTGCGTGGATCACGTCGGTGGGGCGGTGCGCGCCGCCGGCGAACAAGCCGACGCCGGAGGAGCTGGCGAACTGCTCCAGCTTCCTGGATCGCGAGTTGGCGGGGCTTCAGCAGGTGCGTGTCGTGGTCGTGTTGGGGAAGATCGCGTTCGACGGATACCTGGCGCATCTGCGGCGGCGTGGGTTCCAGTTCCGGAAAGCGGATTACGCGTTCGGGCATGGCGTGCGCCACCTCATGCCGGATGGAAGGACGGTGTTGTGCTCGTATCATCCGTCGATGCAGAACACCAATACGGGGAAGCTGACGAAGGCGATGTTCGCGAAGGTGTTTCGCGAGGCGCGGCGGTTGGCAGAAAAACCCACATCCACCACAGAGACACAGAGGAGCCGGAGCTAG